The stretch of DNA AGGTCGACACGGTCGGAGTGTTGAACAGGTCCGCAGCCTCGGGGTGCGGCTCTGCACCTCCCGCCGACGCAGTCGGCAGAAGTCCGGCTTCGTCGAGCTGTTCGATGCGGTTGTTGATGCGCTGCGCCAGTTCACCGGCTGCCTTGCGCGTGAACGTGAGACCCAGAATCTGGTCGGGCCGTGCATGCCCGTTGGCCAACAACCAGAGCACTCGGTTGGCCATGGTCTCGGTCTTTCCGCTGCCGGCCCCGGCCACAACGAGTGTGGGCGACAGCGGCGCTTCAATCACCGCTTGCTGCTCGATCGTGGGCGGGAACATGCCGAGCGCCTCGGCGATCTGCACGGCGGAGATGGGCGGATGCGACGACGTGGGGCTCATGAACTGACCTGCTTGATGATGTGAAGTCGGCACGATCCAAACGACCAGGGATCGAGACAGTGCGTGGCAAGTTCGGCCACGAAGAGGGCGCCGCCCATGCCCGCGGCATCGGCTTGCACGCGAGCGCGGAAGGTGTCGAGTTGCTCGGCGGTGAGCGGCTGTTGGGTGGGGTCGCGGTAGTTCTTCTTCTGGGTGCCCGACGACACGATGACCAGGCGTGCGCCGGCCAGGTCGACACCGTCGGGGATGCCCTCGATGGCGCCCTCTTGAAAGGCGAGCTGGTAGGCGCCGAGCTGTGGATGATCGGCGACCCCCGCGTCGTTGATCGGGTCGCCTTTACCGGTTTTCAGATCGACGATCACGGCCCGACCGTCCTGCAGTTGCTCGACCCGGTCGACAGTGCCCGAGAGAACGGCATCGCCGACGGCGACCGTGAAACCGCCTTCTGCGCTGAGCAGGCTGCCGCCCGAGCGGGAGAAGTCGCCCAGGTACGAGGCCAGCCGATCGGTGAGCGCCCGAGCCTCGAGTTTTGCGACCCGAGATTGCCATTCGGCGTCGAAGACCAGCTCACCCCAGCGCTCGTCCACCCCTTTCCAGAGTGCCTCCGGCGTCACGTCGACAGCGGTTTCCATGACCTTGTGCACAATCGTGCCGAGGTTGGCGGCCGTGTTTGTTCCACCGCCACCGACCTGTCCGATCACCCAGTGCAGGGGGCAGGCCTCAAACGACGCCATCTTCGACGGCGAGACGCGCACGGCACCGTCCGGCTGCGACTGAGCATCCGGCTGCGGCTGAGCATCAGGCTGCGACTGAGCATCAGGCTGCGACTGAGCATCAGGCTGCGACTGAGCATCAGGCTGCGACTGATTGTCGTTGAGGGGGCGAGTGGTGCTCGGCGGCACGATTCCGTACCACTCGCTCGGATGCGCGCCCGCAACCCCCGCGCCGGCCAGTCGGGCCAAGGCCGCCGAGGCATCGCTGATTCGACGCTTCGCGAACTCGTCGTCCGGGTGCGACCGTCCGAGCGCCCCGGTGAGGTCGCGTCGCAATCGGCCGACCAAGCCGCGGAGCGAGAGCGGGAACCGGTTCGCCGCGGCCTCGGCCGGCTCGGGGTCGGGCAGCATTCGGAAGAACGCCGAGGGCTGATTGTCTTCGTTGGCGATCGCCGTCGCGAGCACTTCATGCCGCGCCCGGGAGGCCGCCTGGGCGAACATGCGCAATTCGTCGTGGAGCACCGCGGTGCGGGCATCCGTCGAGGCCGAGTCCTGTCGGCCGGCCCGGGCCGCCAGGTCGCCGGCGCCGAGCAAGGAGCCGCGCACGCGAAGGTCGGGCCAGACGTTCTCTTGCAGGCCGGCCAGCACGACGACATCGAACTCGCGGCCGATCACGGCGCTCGGCGTCGCCACGATCACCGCATCGCCCTGAGCGCGGGGGGCCAGGGTGTCTTCCGGCACGTCGGTGTCGACCAGATGGGCCAGGAATTGCACGGGCGGCGCGGCGGGCGTGCGCTCGACGAAGCGCTGGGCAGCCGAGAACAACGCCACGACGGCGTCGAGGTTGCGATTGGCTTCGTCGGCCACGATTCCTGTTGCGGTGGATTGCTCATGCCAGATGTCGGCGAGGCGGCTGCGCTGCCAAAGCCCCCACAGAAGTTCTTCGATCGTGGCGCCCGCAGCGTATTCGGCGGATGCCTCGGCCAGACTGCGCCCGAACGCCAACGCCTTGCGGGCGATGCGGTTGTCGAGGGTTTCGAGGGTCGCCGGCTCGACGAGTGCGCTCACGAGCAGTGCGTCTGCCGTGCGGTTTCCGTCAGCGTTCAGTTCACGCTGGCGCAGGGCGGCGCGCAAGCGGCGAAGCGCGATGGGGTCGAGACCGCCAAGCGGACCGCCGAGCAGTGCGGTCGCGGTTTCGGCGTCAAGGGCACGACGCCCGAGAGTCACCTCGAGCGCGAGAATGAATGCGGCGACGGCGCCCTCATCACGCAGCGCAGTCTGGGCACTGGCGACCTGGGTGGGGACTTCGAGAGCTGCCAATCCCTTGGAGAGAGCCGGAACCAGTGCTCCGGTACGCACGATCACCGCCATCTGTCCCCACGGAACCTGGCCCAAAATGTGGCGCTCACGCAGACGCCGGGCAATCACCGCGAGCTGTTCGGCCGGGTTGCCCACGACCATGCTCTGCACAGCATCGAATGGGGCCGGGTCGGCAGCGGCATCGACTGCAGCAACATCGCCAGCGGCGTGGTCAGCGCGGTCAGCCTCGACGGCTGCGCGGTCAGCCTCGACGGCTGCGTGGTCGGCTTCGACAGCGGCGGGCTGGTGTGCCACCGTCGCTGCCCGCTGCGTTCCGGCCGCCGCCGCACCGATGCGGTGTGTGGCCTCGCCGACGAGCCGACGCACCTCCGGGCCATGGCGATAGACCGTGCCGAGGGTGAAGCTCTGAATCCGCTCGACGCCGAGGTAGGAGTCGAGTCGACCCAACGAATCGGGGTGGGCACCACGGAACGAGCCCGTCGACAGGTCGGGATCGCCGACCGCGAGAATCGCAACGCCGCGGGCTGCGAACTGGGCAAGCAATGACAGGGTGGCTTGGGTGGCCTCTTGGGCATCGTCGAGCACAATCAAGCGCAGGCCGGCGAGCGGTCCGAGCTCGCCCTGCGCCGCCGCCCCAGCGGGTGCCGCACGCACGAGTGCTGCGGCAAATTGGGACAGTTCGGTGGAGTCGTAGTGCCCCGGACGGGTCTGGTCTTTCACCTCTTCATAGCCACGGATGAAGTCTGCCGCGGCTTCCCATTCGACGCGCCCCGTTTCTCTGCCCCAGGCGGCAAGCTGCGCGGGCGTCACCCCGTACTCAACGGCGCGCATCATGAGGTCACGCAGTTCGGTGCGGAATCCGCGCAGCCGGCGCACCTCGGGGCCGAGTGTGGGTGGCCAGACCGGCCCGGAGCCTTCATCGAGATGCCCCTGCAGAAGCTCGGCAATGATCTGATCTTGTTCGCCGCCGGTCAGCAGCGTCGGGCTGGCGCGTCCCTCGCGCGTTTCAGTCCCCCGCACGATTTGGAATGCCACTGAATTCGCGGTTCGAGCCAGAGGTCCGTTTGTCGGAATCCCCAGTCGAAGTGACACACGGTCGCGCAACTCGGTGGCGCCCGAGCGTGTCGGAACAAGCACGAGCACCTCGCTCGGGGAATACCCTCGCCCCAGCACTCGCTCGGCGACGGCCTCGACGACCACGGCCGTCTTGCCGGTTCCCGGAGCGCCGAGCACCGACGCACACTGACCGTCGGCGAGGTCGAGAACCGCCTGCTGCGAGGGGTCGAGGGCAATTTCTGGTGCGGTAGGTGTCACGTTTTACACGGTACCGGGTTGCGCCGACAGTGAACGGTGTTCGAGGCTGCGCCCGTTCTGTCGTACTCTGGGCGAGTAGTCAACGAAAGGCGCACCTGGTGGACATCCGCATTGGCATCTTCAACTCTCCCCGCGAGATCGGTTTTGAGACCTCCCAGCCCGCTGCTGAGGTCGAGGCGGCTGTCGCTGCCGCTCTCGCAGACCCCACCGGCTACCTCAAGCTGGGCGACGACAAGGGTCGCATCTACGTGGTCCCCACGAGCGGGCTTGCCTACGTCGAGATCGGCTCCGAAGAGTCGCGTCGCGTCGGCTTCGTCGCGTAAGCACTGATGGAGCTTCTGTTTGTCGCCCTCGGCGGCGCACTGATCGGCCTCGTGGCCCGTTACGCGCTGCCGAACCGCGGAACCCAGGGCGCCGTGCTCGTTCCCGCCATCGGCACGGGTGTAGCCGCACTGATCTGGGTCGCGTTGACCTGGCTGGGCATGAAGTGGGATGGCGGCTGGATCTGGTGGATCACGTTCGCGCTCACCGCAGTCATCGCCGTCGCGGCGAACATCGTCGTGGCGCGCCGACGCGCACACAGCGACAACCAGCGTCTGCACAGCCTGCTGAGGTCTGCGGCACCGCACACCTCATGACGGCGATCGCACCGTGATGGCGGCATTTCCGGCGATTCACGGCGTGCTCGATGCGGAACAATCACGCTGTGCCGCTCGATTGAGCCTGCTCACTCACCGCGACACGGACGCCCCTTTTCGCGGGGTGTACGTGCACGGTTCCGTCGGGCGGGGAAAGACCTGGCTCTGCGACGCCTTCTTTGACGCGTGGCCGGGAACGGCCAAGCGTCGAGTGCACTTTCACGATTTCTTTCGCAGGCTGCATGAGACAATCTGGCTCTACCGCACGCATCCGATCGAGGAGCCGGTCGAGTTCGACACACCGAGCACGCCCGACCCCGACCCGGTTGGCCAGGCCATCGCTGATCTCTATGATGGCGTCGAGTTGTTGTACTTCGATGAGTTTTATGTGCACGACACGGCGGATGCCGTGCTTCTGACCCAGGTACTCCAAGCGGCCATTGACAGCGGTATCACGCTGGTGGCTACCTCAAACTACGCGCCGAGCGACCTGCTGCCGAGCCCCGACTTTCACCACATGATGGAGCCCGCGATCGCCCTGATCGAGGCGCATTTCGATGTCGTCGAACTCGGCGGCGATCACGACTACCGGCTGACCGACGGCACGTCCCGGGCCGCAGGGTTCGCGGCGGGTCGCTGGATCGCGGCGTCGCCCGCCGGTCTGCTGGACGAGGCTGGGCTGGTGGAACCGGCCGAGTCCGAACGCACCAGCCTTGATTCCCGCGGCCATCGTTTCAACGCCCGCCGGGCATCCGGCGGCGAGCTCTGGTTCGACTTCGCCGACCTGTGCGAGGCGCACACCTCGGTCAACGACTACCTGGCCTGGTCGGCCGAATCCGACGTCTGGGTGCTCGACGCTGTGCCCAAACTGGCGACCACGACGCCGTCGAGCAGTCAACGCTTCGCCCACCTCATCGACGTTCTCTGCGACGCCGACGTGACCCTGCACATCCGCAGCAACCACACAGTTGACGAGGTACTGGCACCAGAACCGGTCTCCCCGCACCTGGCACCCCGCGAAATCCCCCCGCCCGCACTCGGTCCGCTCGACCTGGTGCGCACCGCGAGCAGACTTGCTCTGCTGCGTCCGCTTCGCTGAGCTGACTCAGGCGGTCAGACCGAGCGCGTCCATGCGTCGCGTGTGGGCAGCGATGATTTCGGTGAAGACGGGTTCGAGTGTGGACTCGTCTGAGCCGAGATCACCCGTCACGTGCAAGGCCGACCGAGCGATGAGCAGGGTGTCGCCGACAAGTCGACGCCCCCACAACGCCAACGACGAATCCAACGTGCTGTCGGCAGCGATTCCACGAGTGATCTCGTGCACGATCGCCGCGGTGTCGGCGCTGCTAGCCACGCCCGCCGTGCGCCGGATGATCGGCACAATGCGCTGGCGAGATTCGTGGGGCAACCCGGCCGCAAGACTCGCGAAGAAGTCCTCCAGCAGCCCCGTGGTCAGGTAACAGCCGAGAATCGATTCGTACCAGGTCGCGCCGTACGTCATCCGGCTGAACGATTCGAGATCCGCGGCGAAGGGCGCCATTGCCTCAGCCGGTTCGCCGCCCACCCGACGGATCTCGGCGGCGAGAGCCTGATGCGTGGCCAGTGCGTTCCCGGCGACGCGGCTCAGGGATTCTCGTGCCGCCAGCGTCGGGGCGATTCCCGCCGAGCGAGCGAGGCTGTTGAACACGGTCAGCTGGAAGTACGCCGACTGACCGAGAAGCTGCATCATTGGCGGAACAAGAGTGCTGATGTCGACTTTCGTCGTTGGCTGTGAATGCCCTCTGGCACGCAACCGGGGAACCTCCACGCGCTTTGCACGTCGCTCAAACCATGACACCACAAGCCCAGCTTAGGGTGTTGCCCCGATGCGCCTCGGAATCGCGCTGTGCGCAGTCCGTCAGAGAAGTTCATGCAGTCCGTTAGAGAAACGGATGTCGCTGCCGACAGGTTTACAGCCGCGCCCGGTAAGCTGGACTCACGTCACCGGCATCGGATCGGTGACGATGCGCCTGAAGCAGAAGACGGGCGCAACCCTCTTCTTCAGCACAGGCAGGCATACATTCGTGACTTTCTCCGAACTTAATATCGACCAGGACATGGTTGAGGCTCTCGCCGACAAGGGCATCCTTGAGCCGTTCCCCATTCAGACTCAGACCATTCCGCTCGCTCTCGCCGGCCAAGACATCATCGGCCAGGCCAAGACGGGTACCGGCAAGACCTTCGGATTCGGCCTTCCGCTGATCCAGCGCCTCGGCCTGAACCCCGAGCCAGGCGTGCAGGCGCTCATCGTCGTTCCGACGCGTGAACTCTGCGTGCAGGTGAGCGAAGATCTCGAGCTCGCCGCCAAGAACCGCGACACCAAGATCGTCTCCATTTACGGTGGCAAGGCCTACGAAGGTCAGGTTGAAGCGCTGAAGGCCGGCGCGCAGATCGTCGTCGGAACCCCGGGTCGCCTTCTCGACCTCGCCAGCCAGCGCCTGCTCAATTTGAAGAATGTGCGCGAGATGGTGCTCGACGAGGCTGACAAGATGCTCGACCTCGGCTTCCTGGCCGACATCGAGAAGCTCTTCGCTCAGACGCCGGCCGGCCGCCACACCATGCTGTTCTCGGCCACCATGCCCGGCCCGATCGTCGCCCTCGCGCGACGCTTCATGACCAAGCCGATTCACATTCGTGCGACCGACCCCGACGAGGGCCTCACCCAGGCCAACATCGAACACCTGGTCTACCGTGCGCACAACATGGATAAAGACGAGGTGATCGGCCGCATCTTGATGGCCGAGGGCCGCGGCAAGACCGTCATCTTCACGCGCACCAAGCGTGCCGCAGCCAAGCTCGTCGAAGAGCTCAATGACCGTGGCTTCAATGCCGCTGCGGTGCATGGCGACCTGAACCAGGAACAGCGCGAACGCGCCATGGCTGCGTTCAAAGCCGGTAAAAAAGACATCCTCATCGCAACGGATGTCGCCGCTCGCGGCATCGACGTCAACGACGTCACGCACGTGATCAACCACACGATCCCCGAAGACGAGAAGGCGTACCTGCACCGCGTGGGCCGCACCGGTCGCGCGGGCAAGACCGGTATCGCCGTGACGTTCGTCGACTGGGACGATCTGCACAAGTGGGCCCTGATCAACAAGGCGCTCGAGTTCGGCCAGCCGGAACCGACGGAGACCTACTCGTCGTCACCGCACCTCTTCACCGACCTCAACATCCCCGCCGGCTCGAAGGGCCGCCTGCGTGCGACACCGATCAAGGACGGCCCTCCAGTCGGTTCCGGTCGCTCAGATGCGGGCCGTTCCGGTTCGGGCCGTTCGGGTGCAGCACGTTCTGACTCGGGCCGTTCGGGCGCAGCGCGTTCTGACTCGGGCCGTTCTGACTCCGGCCGTTCCAACGCCGGTCGCACGGCTGCGGTAGGCACCGAGACAGCCGCCACCGACGTATCCGCTGAAGCCGCCACCGGTTCCGGACGTAGCCGCAACAGCCGGTCGCGGAGCCGCTCCGGCTCGGGCCGTTCGGACGCCCCGCGCACCGCGACGACTCCCGCTGAGGCCGACCGTTCGATCGCATCGACCTCCGGCGAGCCTGAGATTCGCCCGGGTCGCACCCGCACGCGTAACCGCGTTGGCCGCACGACGAACCCGGCCGCCGCCGCACCGATCTCCGCCGCTGGCACGCATGACGGCGGTGGCATCGAGCACCGCGACGGCAACAGCTCAGTGCGTCACCAGGTGCGTCACCGCTCTGCCGAAACCGGCATTCAGGAGTAACACGCACAACGCACACGGCCCGCCGCATCTCAGGATGCGGCGGGCCGTGTGCGTCGTGGGGGCCGAGCGTCTAGAACAGGCCAATCGGTGTCTACACGCCCAGCGAACGGGCATAGAGCGCGGCGCCGACCATCGTGGCAGTCGTGCCAAGTCTGGCAGGAACGATAGCGGTCTCGGCGAGGCCCATCATCGCGTATGCCCGGAAACTCGCCCGAACACTGTCGAGATAGAGATCGCCGATGTCGACGACTCCACCGCAGAGAATGATGATGTCGGGATCGATCAGGGCTGATCCGGTCGCCAATGCGTGGCCGAGAGCGTTCGCGCCGTCACGGATGGTAGTGATCGCGTGGGCGTCGCCGCTGCGCGCCGCAGCTGCGATCTCACGAAGCCCCACACTGTGGCCACCCCCGTTACGGTGTGCGCGTTCCATGGCCGGCCCGCTCGCGTACGCCTCGACATGGCCGGCGGCGCCGCACGAGCACAGCCGGTCACCGCGTCCCAGTGGGATGTGGCCGATTGATCCCGCCGATCCGGTGCGGCCGAGCACGAGTGTTCCGCAGGAGATCAGGGCGCCACTCACGCCAGTACCGACTGCAACGACGAGAGCCGACTGCACACCGCACGCGGCCCCGGCTCGAGCTTCGCCGTACCCCGCGGCGTGAACGTCATTGAGTGTCGTGACGGGCAAACCGGTTGACGCGGCAATGCAGTCGCTGATGCGAGTCCCGGTCCACGCTGGGAGGATATCGGTCGCATGGGTGACGGTGCCGTCGCTACCGATCGTGCCCGCTGATCCGATACCGATCGAGCTGACCGGCTCTCCGCGACGTTGGAGCGCCTGGACCATCTCCACGACGGTGGCAAGAATCGAATCGGGGCCCGCTTCCGCTGGTGTCGCGGCTCGGAGTACAGCGCCGACCACCTCACCCCACTCATCGATTGTGGCGGCCGCGATCTTGGTTCCCCCGATGTCGATTCCGAGGTTCAGACCCGTCATCGCGTCAGCCGCGGTGTCCGCGCAGCAAAACGTCGGGCAATGGCCACCGGATCGGTGATCGCGGCCCCAACGACGACGGCATGCGCTCCCGCTCGAAATGCGTCCTGAAGTTGTTCGGGGGCGCGGTACCGTCCTTCCGCTACAACCAGGATGTCGCGTTCTCGCAGATCTCTCACGAGCTGAATGTCGGGTTGTTCGTCATCGGCCGGCAGCGTGTAGGGCGTGTAGCCCGACAGCGTCGTTCCAACAATATCCACGCCCACGTTCCAGGCGCGCACACCCTCATCGAGAGTCGACACGTCGGCCATTATGCTGCACCCCAACTCTGTACGCACGCGGCGGAGAAGCTCGAATGAGTCTCCGAGCACCTCATCGGTGGCGTCGATGGCAATAATATCGGCGCCGGCCTCAACGAGTCCGGCCGCGAGTTCAAACGTCGGGGTGATGATGTTGCGCCGAACGCCGAAGACTTTATGCAGGCCGATGATCGGCAGATCGGTGAACGCACGAATCTCCGCGATGTCCTCGGGGCTGTTGACGCGAAGTGCGACCGCTCCGCCCAGGATCGCCGCTTCCGCCATCCGTGCCATCAGCGCTGAACTGCGCAGCGGACTCTCCTGCGGTGCTTGGCACGAGACGATCAAGCCGCCTCTGAGTTGATCGATGACGCTCATTTGAGTGCTCCCGCGCTGATACCGCCGATGAAGAATCGTTGCCCGATCAGAAACACGAACAAGGCGGGCACTGTGAACAGCACACAGGCGGCCATCAATGGCCCCCAGGCAACGTCGTTCTGGCCGAAGAACGAGTAGAGCCCGATCGAGAGAGTGTACTGGTTGGGATCAGTGAGGTAGATCAGGGGGTTGAGAAAGTCAGTCCAGGTCCAGACGAATTGGAACACCGCAGCGGTCACAATTGCGGGGCGGGCGATCGGCACCACGATGGTGAGGTAGGTACGCAGCTCGGATGCACCGTCGATTCGAGCGGCCTCGATCAATTCATCGGGCACGTTCAGAAGAAACTGGCGGATCATGAAGATCAGAAACGGTGTGCCCAGGAACGCCGGCACCACCAGCGGCAGATACGTTCCCATTGCTCCCAGACCGTTCCAGATTAGGAAGATTGGGATGAGGGTGACCTGGGGCGGGAGCATCATCGTCGTCAACACGATGATGAGCAGAGGCCGTGCCCCTCGCCATTTGACTTTAGAGAGCGAGTAGGCAACGAGCGGGGAGGCGATGATTGTGCCGAGCACGCACAGTCCCGACACCAGGAATGTGTTGCCGAGGTAGCGCCAGAACGGCATCCCGTCGAAAGCCGCCCCGAAATTCTCGAAGGTCCAATTCTGGGGCAGGAGCCGAGGCGGAACGCTGAAGATATCGGTCATCTCTTTGAAGGCCGTTGAGAGCATCACAAGGAACGGGAAGACAAAGACCAGGGCGAGGAGCGACACCAGGAGTAGTCGCCACCCCGTTAGCCACGGGTGACGCCGCACACGGCGGCGGCCCGGTGAGCGACCGACTATCTCGTCAGGTTCCGCACTCGCCGTCGCGGCTTCCCGCCGGTCAACGAGAGTCACTGTGAACCCACCGTCGCGAGCTGATGAGGACCACGAGCGTGATGACGAGCGTGATCAAGAAAAGTACCCAGGCCATGGCAGAGGCGTATCCCATCTTGAAGAAGCTGAATGCATTTTGGTAGAGATACATCGCGTAGGTCAAAAATGACTGTCCGGGCCCTGATCCCGCGTTGTTCAGTCGGGTCTGGGCCAGCAAATACGGCTGAGTGAATATTTGGAGGTACGCGATGATGTTGACGATGATCTGAAACAGGGTCACCGGTGAGAGCACCGGCCAGGTGATGTGCCGGAAACGCGCGAACGGCCCGGCGCCGTCGAGAGCGGCAGCTTCGTACAGGTCAGCCGGCACGTCTTTGAGTGCGGCCAGGTAAATGATCATGGTGCCGCCGACGGTCCAGAGCGACATGATGATGATGGCGGGCTTGCCCCATGCGGGCTCCTGAAGCCACCCGGGACCGTCAATGCCGACCAGTCCGAGAAAGTAGTTCATGAAGCCGTACTGACCGTTGAGGAGCCACCGCCACAGGTAACCGCCGACGACCACGGGCACGATCGAGGGCAGATAGACCAGCGCCCGGAATAACGGTTGGCCGCGAACCGGCAGGTTCAACAGGTGTGCCCCGCTGATTGCGATGACGATAGCCAGCGGAACGCCAATGGCGGTCAGAACGAGGGTGTTGGCCAGCGCTGTCCAGAAACTGGAATCCGTGGCCATCCGCTCGTAGTTGTCGAAACCCACGAACTCGGGAGCCTGGAACAGGTTGAAGTCGGTGAAACTGTAGAACGCCGACGCGAGGACAGGGTACGCGATGAAAATGACGAACCCGACGACGAAGGGTGAGGCGAACGCCAGGCCAGTGAGGGCCTGGCGTCGCCGCGCAACCGGCGATCGTCGAGTGACGACGCTACTTCGTTGCATAGCTGCTGGAATTCGCCAGCACGGCATCCAGGGCATCCTGCGGAGTTGCGACGTCCCGCGTGATGTCGTCGAATGCCTTGCCGAGGTCCGTTGAATACTCGGCGCTATACGGCATGCTGCTCAGAGCGTAAACGTTGTCGCTCTTCAACGCGCCCAACCAGGCGGAGAAGTTCGTGATTCCGTCATACGCGGTGCTGTCGAGAAGCGACGTCCGCGCCGGAAGGTTTCCGAGGGCGAGGGTGAACGCCGTCATCCCTTCAGGGTTGACCAGGTAGGACAGGAACTTGCCGGCCGCTTCCTTCTTCTTCGAATTTGTTGGGATGAACAGGGTGCTGGCGGTCAGCTGAGTGGTGTCCTTGTGGTCGGTCGACACGTACGGAATCGCCGTGACACCCCAGTCGAGATCCGGAGCGGTAGTTGGAATGTTCAACGCGCGCCATTCACCGTCGATGACCATCGCTGTTTTTCCAATGTAGAACGGGTCCTGAGCCGACATGTACTCGCCGAGACCGGAGTTGAACGTCGCGATGTTGTTCGCGCCGAACTTGGTGGTGATGTTGTCCTGGTACCACGCGGCCGCGGCAATATTGCCGGATTCGGTCGGGGTTGGGGCGCCGTCGGCATCCCAGGTTCCGCCGAAGTTGTAGCCGAGCGTGGTGAGCGTCGTGCTGACCGACGGGTCCCCTAGCCCCAACTGCGTGATCCCGCCATCCGCTCCCTGCTTGGTCAAAGCCGCGATCGCCGTCGCAAGTTCGTCCATCGTCGTGGGCACAGCGACGCCGGCCTCGGCGAGGAGCGTCTTATTGTAGAGCAGTTGGAAGCTGTGCACGGCAATCGGCATGGAATAGATCTTGCCGTCAAACTTCATCTGGTCCAGCGCCGCCGGAACGAAGTCGTTCAGGTCAACGTTCTCCGCCTTGAGATACGAATCCAGCGGCGCAATGATTCCCTTCGACGCCCACGAACCGACCGAGTTGCCGAAGTGGTCGGAGATGTCGAATGAACCCTGACTGGCCGACATCGAGGTGATCTGCTTCTGGAAGTCGGGGCTCGAGATTCCCTTGACAGTGACTTCGCTCTGACTCGCGTTGTAGGTCGAGATGATCTCCTCGATCGCTTTCGCTTCGGCACCTCCCCAGAGATAGGAGAACGTGATCTCGGTCGCTCCGCCCGCCCCGGTTCCGGCAGAGGAATCGGTGGAGCACGAGGTTAGTGCTGCGACGGTGAGGCCCGTGACCAGACCGACAGCCAGGACCTTCCGTGCAAGAAACCTGCGGTTGACGTTCATAGAAGCTACTCCAATCAAAGTATGTGAGGCAGTGCGGCACTCGGTGCTTGGCCGTAAGTATTGCCCAATTATTTCGAACTGCGCAATCTTTTCCGCAAAAATGCCTGAAAATGCTCAAAAATTCGGCACAGTGCTCTTTCCTGGTACACACCAAAGGCAATATGCTGACGGAATGATGAATCCCACCACGAGACCGGCGAAGTTCGAGCTGGTCAAACAGCACCTCGTCTCAGTGATCGATGGGGGGCTGGCCCCTCACGAAAAACTACCGACGGAACGCGACCTCGCCGACGAGTTCGAGATCAGCCGTCTGACAGTGCGGCGCGCGCTCGATCAGCTCGAGAACGACGGCGTTGTCTACCGGGTTCGCGGTGCCGGTACGTTCGTCAGCGAACAACGGATATCGAAATCATTCGAGCTCACGTCGTTCTCCGATGACATGCGTGCGCGCGGTCTGACTCCGGGGTCACTCTCGGTCACCGTCGCGACCATTCCGGCCGGCGCTCGCATCGGATATGCACTCAAACTCAGCCCTGCCGAGCCTGTCGTTCACATTCGGCGGATTCGCACCGCGGACAACGCTCCAATGTGCTTTGAAAACTCA from Leifsonia psychrotolerans encodes:
- a CDS encoding ABC transporter substrate-binding protein, which produces MNVNRRFLARKVLAVGLVTGLTVAALTSCSTDSSAGTGAGGATEITFSYLWGGAEAKAIEEIISTYNASQSEVTVKGISSPDFQKQITSMSASQGSFDISDHFGNSVGSWASKGIIAPLDSYLKAENVDLNDFVPAALDQMKFDGKIYSMPIAVHSFQLLYNKTLLAEAGVAVPTTMDELATAIAALTKQGADGGITQLGLGDPSVSTTLTTLGYNFGGTWDADGAPTPTESGNIAAAAWYQDNITTKFGANNIATFNSGLGEYMSAQDPFYIGKTAMVIDGEWRALNIPTTAPDLDWGVTAIPYVSTDHKDTTQLTASTLFIPTNSKKKEAAGKFLSYLVNPEGMTAFTLALGNLPARTSLLDSTAYDGITNFSAWLGALKSDNVYALSSMPYSAEYSTDLGKAFDDITRDVATPQDALDAVLANSSSYATK
- a CDS encoding N-acetylmannosamine-6-phosphate 2-epimerase → MSVIDQLRGGLIVSCQAPQESPLRSSALMARMAEAAILGGAVALRVNSPEDIAEIRAFTDLPIIGLHKVFGVRRNIITPTFELAAGLVEAGADIIAIDATDEVLGDSFELLRRVRTELGCSIMADVSTLDEGVRAWNVGVDIVGTTLSGYTPYTLPADDEQPDIQLVRDLRERDILVVAEGRYRAPEQLQDAFRAGAHAVVVGAAITDPVAIARRFAARTPRLTR
- a CDS encoding ROK family protein, which translates into the protein MTGLNLGIDIGGTKIAAATIDEWGEVVGAVLRAATPAEAGPDSILATVVEMVQALQRRGEPVSSIGIGSAGTIGSDGTVTHATDILPAWTGTRISDCIAASTGLPVTTLNDVHAAGYGEARAGAACGVQSALVVAVGTGVSGALISCGTLVLGRTGSAGSIGHIPLGRGDRLCSCGAAGHVEAYASGPAMERAHRNGGGHSVGLREIAAAARSGDAHAITTIRDGANALGHALATGSALIDPDIIILCGGVVDIGDLYLDSVRASFRAYAMMGLAETAIVPARLGTTATMVGAALYARSLGV
- a CDS encoding GntR family transcriptional regulator, with the protein product MMNPTTRPAKFELVKQHLVSVIDGGLAPHEKLPTERDLADEFEISRLTVRRALDQLENDGVVYRVRGAGTFVSEQRISKSFELTSFSDDMRARGLTPGSLSVTVATIPAGARIGYALKLSPAEPVVHIRRIRTADNAPMCFENSYLPDALVPELTEHLGTRSLYEVLEEQFSIRLERADQTINATVLDPETATLLQAPPFSPSFLVTRTGYDRRGRAIEFAETLYRGDRYSYELSVLRPGSHRES
- a CDS encoding carbohydrate ABC transporter permease, with protein sequence MQRSSVVTRRSPVARRRQALTGLAFASPFVVGFVIFIAYPVLASAFYSFTDFNLFQAPEFVGFDNYERMATDSSFWTALANTLVLTAIGVPLAIVIAISGAHLLNLPVRGQPLFRALVYLPSIVPVVVGGYLWRWLLNGQYGFMNYFLGLVGIDGPGWLQEPAWGKPAIIIMSLWTVGGTMIIYLAALKDVPADLYEAAALDGAGPFARFRHITWPVLSPVTLFQIIVNIIAYLQIFTQPYLLAQTRLNNAGSGPGQSFLTYAMYLYQNAFSFFKMGYASAMAWVLFLITLVITLVVLISSRRWVHSDSR
- a CDS encoding carbohydrate ABC transporter permease encodes the protein MTLVDRREAATASAEPDEIVGRSPGRRRVRRHPWLTGWRLLLVSLLALVFVFPFLVMLSTAFKEMTDIFSVPPRLLPQNWTFENFGAAFDGMPFWRYLGNTFLVSGLCVLGTIIASPLVAYSLSKVKWRGARPLLIIVLTTMMLPPQVTLIPIFLIWNGLGAMGTYLPLVVPAFLGTPFLIFMIRQFLLNVPDELIEAARIDGASELRTYLTIVVPIARPAIVTAAVFQFVWTWTDFLNPLIYLTDPNQYTLSIGLYSFFGQNDVAWGPLMAACVLFTVPALFVFLIGQRFFIGGISAGALK